The following coding sequences lie in one Pseudarthrobacter phenanthrenivorans Sphe3 genomic window:
- the pyrH gene encoding UMP kinase, which produces MEAVNTVIQPEKSRRRVLLKLSGEVFGGGKLGVDPETVRDVAKQIAAAVPQVEVAIVVGGGNFFRGAELSQSGMDRSRADYMGMLGTVMNCLALQDFLEQAGVETRVQSAITMGQVAEAYIPRRAIRHMEKGRVVIFGAGAGLPYFSTDTVAAQRALEVHADVVLMAKSGVDAVYTADPKKDPTAERLETLSYDDALRRDIRVMDQTAMTMCKDNNLSMVVFGMEGEGNVTRAILGEKLGTLVTA; this is translated from the coding sequence ATGGAAGCCGTCAACACTGTAATCCAGCCAGAGAAAAGCCGACGCCGCGTCCTCCTGAAGCTCTCGGGCGAGGTTTTTGGCGGCGGGAAGCTGGGCGTTGACCCCGAGACCGTCCGCGACGTCGCCAAGCAGATCGCCGCTGCCGTTCCCCAGGTTGAGGTGGCTATCGTGGTGGGCGGCGGCAACTTCTTCCGCGGCGCTGAACTTTCCCAGAGCGGCATGGACCGCTCCCGCGCGGACTACATGGGCATGCTTGGCACAGTCATGAACTGCCTTGCGCTGCAGGACTTCCTGGAGCAGGCAGGCGTGGAGACCCGGGTGCAGAGCGCCATCACCATGGGCCAGGTGGCCGAGGCGTACATTCCGCGCCGCGCCATCCGCCACATGGAAAAGGGCCGCGTGGTCATCTTCGGAGCGGGCGCGGGCCTGCCGTACTTCTCCACGGACACCGTTGCCGCGCAGCGCGCCCTCGAGGTCCACGCCGACGTCGTCCTGATGGCCAAGAGCGGAGTGGACGCTGTCTACACTGCCGATCCCAAGAAGGACCCCACCGCCGAGCGGCTCGAGACGCTCAGCTACGACGACGCACTCCGCCGCGACATCCGGGTCATGGACCAGACAGCCATGACCATGTGCAAGGACAACAACCTTTCAATGGTGGTCTTCGGCATGGAAGGCGAAGGCAACGTCACCCGCGCCATCCTCGGTGAGAAGCTGGGCACGCTGGTCACCGCCTAG
- the frr gene encoding ribosome recycling factor, which translates to MIEETLLEAEEKMDKAVEVAKEDFASVRTGRANPGLYNKVLVEYYGSPTPLQQLASFAIPDARTILITPFDKTALRDIERALSDSEVGANPSNDGNVIRITIPELTKERRKEYVKIVKTKGEDAKVSIRNIRRKAKETLDRLVKDGEAGEDEGTRAEKELDNLTKAHVDGIDELLKRKEAELLEV; encoded by the coding sequence GTGATCGAAGAAACCTTGCTCGAAGCCGAAGAAAAGATGGACAAGGCCGTAGAGGTAGCCAAGGAAGACTTCGCTTCCGTCCGCACCGGCCGCGCCAACCCCGGCCTGTACAACAAGGTCCTGGTGGAGTACTACGGCTCGCCCACGCCGCTGCAGCAGCTGGCCTCATTCGCCATCCCGGACGCGCGCACCATCCTTATCACGCCCTTCGACAAGACGGCCCTGCGTGACATCGAGCGGGCGCTCAGCGATTCCGAGGTGGGTGCCAACCCCTCCAACGACGGCAACGTCATCCGCATCACCATTCCGGAGCTGACCAAGGAACGCCGTAAGGAATACGTCAAGATCGTCAAGACCAAGGGCGAGGACGCCAAGGTTTCCATCCGCAACATCCGCCGCAAGGCCAAGGAAACCCTGGACAGGCTGGTCAAGGACGGCGAAGCCGGCGAGGACGAGGGCACCCGCGCCGAAAAGGAGCTCGACAACCTCACCAAGGCCCACGTGGACGGCATCGACGAGCTGCTCAAGCGCAAGGAAGCAGAGCTGCTCGAAGTCTGA
- a CDS encoding phosphatidate cytidylyltransferase, producing MGQADQAPAARARTRGKQPRSNPTPKAGRNLPAAVVVGLAMLFAVLGGLLLLPLAFVAVTTTFAIFGVWEVYRALEANGTRMPIVPVMTGTVAMPFAAYFGGIESLLFAMLLSSVAVLLWRSIESAAGSANSIFAGVFTLGWVPFFISFAALPLHAAGGATPLGLWPGGSVPEGAWQVAVMLLLVVSNDTFGYLVGASLGKHPMAPKISPKKSWEGFAGSVGGAMLIGILACLFVLDKPWWVGVVLAVGLVAASTAGDLAESMVKRELGIKDMSSILPGHGGVMDRLDSIVFASPVAFVLYGLVAGA from the coding sequence ATGGGCCAGGCAGATCAGGCCCCGGCAGCAAGGGCGCGCACACGGGGGAAGCAGCCCAGGAGCAACCCGACGCCGAAGGCCGGAAGGAACCTTCCGGCCGCCGTCGTGGTGGGTCTGGCCATGCTCTTCGCCGTACTCGGCGGACTGCTGCTGCTTCCGCTTGCCTTCGTAGCGGTCACCACCACCTTTGCCATTTTCGGAGTGTGGGAGGTCTACCGCGCACTGGAGGCCAACGGCACCAGGATGCCCATCGTGCCGGTCATGACCGGGACGGTGGCGATGCCCTTCGCCGCCTATTTTGGCGGCATTGAAAGCCTCCTGTTCGCCATGCTGCTCAGTTCGGTGGCCGTGCTGTTGTGGCGATCCATCGAAAGTGCCGCCGGCTCCGCGAACAGCATCTTCGCCGGGGTCTTCACGCTTGGCTGGGTCCCGTTCTTCATCAGCTTCGCCGCCCTGCCCCTGCATGCTGCCGGTGGTGCAACGCCGCTGGGGCTCTGGCCGGGCGGAAGCGTCCCGGAAGGCGCCTGGCAGGTGGCAGTGATGCTCCTGCTGGTGGTCTCAAATGACACCTTCGGCTACCTGGTGGGTGCCTCCCTGGGCAAGCACCCCATGGCGCCCAAGATCAGCCCGAAGAAATCCTGGGAAGGATTCGCCGGGTCCGTTGGCGGGGCCATGCTCATCGGCATCCTGGCCTGCCTTTTCGTGCTGGACAAACCATGGTGGGTGGGTGTGGTGCTGGCCGTCGGCCTGGTTGCCGCTTCCACAGCCGGTGACCTCGCCGAATCCATGGTCAAGCGCGAGCTCGGCATCAAGGACATGAGCAGCATCCTCCCCGGGCACGGCGGCGTCATGGACAGGCTTGACTCGATCGTGTTTGCCTCACCGGTAGCCTTTGTCCTGTACGGGCTGGTGGCCGGTGCCTGA
- a CDS encoding DivIVA domain-containing protein → MALDIHQQIPASFERVQRGDYGYNAKQVDQFLQRARVSLETPEAAAHPVSSADVRAVSFDPVKGGYSAAVVDAALDRLEDAFARRERDELIAARGEEAWLREIGNLSGILRGRLHRPDGDRFRRPAKKKVRSYNTADVDRLCHELIAYLEQDKPLSVDSVRRAVFRPAVGRDGYEEAQVDAFLDRVVELMAAID, encoded by the coding sequence GTGGCATTGGACATTCATCAGCAGATCCCTGCGTCCTTTGAGCGCGTGCAGCGCGGCGACTATGGCTACAACGCCAAACAGGTGGACCAGTTCCTGCAGCGGGCGCGGGTGTCCCTTGAAACACCCGAGGCGGCGGCGCATCCCGTCAGCAGCGCCGATGTCCGTGCTGTTTCCTTCGATCCGGTCAAAGGCGGGTACTCCGCCGCAGTTGTGGACGCCGCACTGGACAGGCTCGAGGATGCCTTCGCCCGCCGGGAACGGGACGAACTGATCGCAGCCCGCGGCGAAGAAGCCTGGCTGCGCGAAATCGGAAACCTCTCCGGGATCCTCCGCGGCCGCCTGCACCGCCCCGACGGCGACCGCTTCCGCCGCCCCGCTAAGAAGAAGGTCCGCAGCTACAACACGGCCGACGTCGACCGGCTGTGCCATGAGCTGATCGCGTACCTGGAGCAGGACAAGCCGTTGAGCGTGGACAGCGTGCGCCGTGCCGTGTTCCGCCCGGCTGTGGGCCGGGACGGGTACGAGGAAGCGCAGGTGGACGCCTTCCTGGACCGCGTGGTTGAACTGATGGCAGCCATCGACTGA
- a CDS encoding sodium/solute symporter: MNPGVAIAALVVVSVATAVIGFYGLRISRTTGDFYVASRTVRPWWNASAIGGEYLSAASFLGVAGLILLSGTDALWFPVGYTAGYLMLLLFVAAPLRRSGAYTIPDFTEARLDSLAVRRVTSLVVVLVGWLYIVPQLHGAALTIRITTGLPSWVGSVAVVIVVCLTVVAGGMRSITFVQAFQYWLKLTALAVPILFIIFVLAGSGAPALAAPAVNPTGAPPAGLYQNMSLLVALLFGTLGLPHVLVRFYTNPDGQSARRTTLIVLGLLSVFYLFPTAYGLVGRMFAPGLARAGQADAMVLLLPGQLVGGTAGDLLSALVVAGAFAAFLSTTSGLVVSLAGVISQDVLGGGVGGFRLAAVVSAVVPLGFAFMTDSFALAGSVGLVFAFTASTVCPVLLLGIWWRGLTDAGAIAGMVTGALLCGGAMIVGALAGAASTPGWLAQPAAWTVPAAFAVMVVVSRATTQRIPRTMSKVMTRLHTPERPLATER, from the coding sequence ATGAATCCGGGCGTGGCAATAGCTGCCTTGGTAGTGGTGAGCGTGGCCACCGCGGTCATCGGCTTCTATGGCCTGCGGATTTCACGGACCACCGGCGATTTCTATGTGGCCTCCAGGACGGTCCGCCCGTGGTGGAACGCCTCCGCTATCGGCGGTGAATACCTTTCGGCTGCCAGCTTCCTGGGCGTTGCCGGCCTGATCCTGCTGTCCGGAACGGACGCACTGTGGTTTCCGGTGGGCTATACGGCCGGGTACCTGATGCTGCTGCTCTTCGTGGCAGCCCCGCTGCGGCGGTCCGGCGCCTACACCATTCCCGATTTCACCGAAGCCCGGCTGGACTCGCTGGCGGTGCGGAGGGTGACCAGCCTGGTGGTGGTGCTGGTGGGCTGGCTGTACATCGTGCCCCAGCTTCATGGCGCGGCCCTGACCATCCGCATCACCACGGGACTGCCGTCCTGGGTGGGCTCCGTGGCAGTGGTGATCGTGGTCTGCCTGACCGTGGTGGCGGGCGGCATGCGTTCCATCACGTTTGTCCAGGCATTCCAATACTGGCTCAAACTCACGGCACTCGCCGTGCCTATCCTCTTCATCATTTTTGTACTCGCGGGCAGCGGTGCGCCTGCGCTGGCCGCACCTGCGGTCAACCCCACCGGCGCTCCCCCGGCCGGGCTCTACCAGAACATGTCGCTGCTGGTGGCCCTGCTGTTCGGAACGCTGGGTCTGCCGCATGTGCTGGTCCGCTTCTACACCAACCCTGACGGCCAGTCCGCCCGCCGCACCACACTGATCGTCCTTGGCCTGCTGTCCGTCTTCTACCTCTTCCCCACGGCCTACGGGCTGGTGGGGCGGATGTTCGCTCCCGGGCTGGCCCGGGCCGGGCAGGCGGACGCCATGGTCCTCCTGCTTCCGGGCCAACTGGTGGGCGGGACGGCAGGCGACCTGCTGTCGGCCCTGGTGGTGGCGGGCGCTTTCGCAGCCTTTCTGTCCACCACCTCTGGGCTGGTGGTTTCCCTGGCCGGGGTCATCAGCCAGGACGTGCTGGGCGGCGGCGTGGGCGGCTTCAGGCTCGCAGCGGTTGTTTCCGCCGTCGTTCCCCTGGGCTTTGCGTTCATGACGGATTCCTTCGCCCTCGCCGGAAGCGTGGGGCTGGTTTTCGCCTTCACCGCATCCACCGTCTGCCCGGTGCTGCTGCTGGGCATCTGGTGGCGGGGCCTCACGGACGCCGGCGCCATCGCCGGGATGGTCACCGGCGCACTGCTCTGCGGCGGTGCGATGATTGTTGGGGCGCTGGCCGGGGCCGCCAGTACGCCCGGCTGGCTGGCACAGCCGGCGGCCTGGACAGTCCCGGCCGCCTTTGCCGTCATGGTCGTGGTGTCCCGCGCTACGACGCAGCGCATCCCCAGGACCATGTCCAAGGTGATGACCCGGCTCCACACGCCGGAGCGGCCGCTGGCCACCGAACGCTGA
- a CDS encoding DUF485 domain-containing protein, producing MTRVRVTAPRTAARPAQETREAAQDSEVGQVFVRSLIRSQLRLALVVAAGFLLILGAFPLILAVVPGLAETRMAGIPFAWLLLGVGIYPVIGLSAWLYIRTAARNEARYRDLAGDQ from the coding sequence ATGACCAGGGTGCGGGTTACGGCTCCGCGCACGGCCGCGCGTCCCGCCCAGGAAACCCGGGAAGCCGCGCAGGACTCGGAAGTGGGCCAGGTCTTTGTCAGGTCCCTGATCAGGTCCCAGCTGCGGCTGGCCCTGGTGGTGGCTGCGGGTTTCCTGCTGATCCTCGGCGCCTTCCCCTTGATCCTCGCCGTGGTCCCGGGCCTGGCGGAGACCCGGATGGCGGGCATCCCGTTCGCCTGGCTCCTGCTCGGCGTCGGTATCTACCCGGTCATTGGGCTGAGTGCCTGGTTGTACATCCGGACTGCGGCCCGGAACGAGGCGCGGTACCGGGACCTGGCTGGTGACCAGTGA
- a CDS encoding LytR/AlgR family response regulator transcription factor, giving the protein MINVLVVDDELPAVEELAFLLGRDERVGKVLRATSGSEALQALASAPVDAVFLDIHMPAVSGLDIARAIAGNSRPPAVVFVTADEDHALDAFELAAVDYLLKPVRAERLARCVGRISELRDGGAAPEMITVDQGGTTKMIRRDDVTYVQAQGDYARLHTAEASYLIRVPLADLEQQWAEAGFIRTHRSYLVALKHVTSMKLAADGPSVTVAGAGLPISRRHLPTVREKLEATRIRPTS; this is encoded by the coding sequence ATGATTAACGTCCTCGTCGTTGATGATGAGCTGCCTGCCGTGGAGGAACTGGCTTTCCTGCTGGGCCGGGACGAACGCGTGGGGAAAGTGCTGCGCGCAACGTCCGGCAGCGAAGCCCTCCAGGCCCTGGCCTCCGCCCCGGTGGATGCCGTCTTCCTGGACATCCACATGCCGGCGGTCTCCGGCCTGGACATCGCCCGTGCCATCGCCGGGAACAGCCGCCCGCCCGCCGTCGTGTTCGTAACCGCGGACGAGGACCATGCGCTGGACGCCTTCGAACTCGCCGCCGTCGACTACCTCCTCAAGCCGGTACGCGCCGAACGCCTGGCCCGCTGCGTGGGCCGCATCAGCGAACTGCGCGACGGCGGCGCGGCGCCTGAGATGATCACCGTGGACCAGGGCGGGACCACCAAAATGATCAGGCGCGACGACGTGACGTACGTCCAGGCGCAAGGCGACTACGCACGGCTCCACACCGCCGAGGCCAGCTACCTGATCAGGGTTCCGCTGGCTGACCTGGAGCAGCAATGGGCTGAGGCGGGATTCATCCGGACGCACCGCTCGTACCTGGTGGCGCTGAAGCACGTGACGTCGATGAAACTGGCTGCGGACGGTCCCAGCGTGACGGTGGCAGGGGCCGGGCTGCCCATCAGCAGGAGGCACCTGCCTACGGTGCGCGAGAAGCTTGAGGCCACACGCATCAGGCCCACGTCATGA
- a CDS encoding sensor histidine kinase, whose product MPDSPLLTAAAVAVIAMAIAVVAGVGLKVLRSFRDLGTDAERATYHTLHAASLAGQHLRRGLNPAGAAKAGRQLRALLGCEALAIMDTSGVLAWDGGGEELKPRMMDLAAGVLASGRTAVLPAGDAGAATEATGGALAAVIAPVRAGTRVVGAVAAFAPTAGAGLVRATSEVADWVAVQVELAELDASRTLLMEAEVRALRAQISPHFIYNSLNAIASFINTDPARARELVVEFADFTRYSFRRHGDFTTLAEELRCIDRYLLLERARFGERVQVSLRVAPEVLSTVIPFLSLQPLVENAVRHGLEAKEGPGHISITANDAGAFAEVTIEDDGVGMDPAQLQSMLAGHTDGEHVGLRNVDARLRQVYGNDHGLIIETAPGEGTLITMRVPKSQPGHDA is encoded by the coding sequence ATGCCGGATTCCCCCCTCCTGACCGCCGCCGCCGTGGCCGTCATCGCCATGGCCATTGCCGTTGTCGCGGGCGTGGGGCTCAAAGTACTCCGGTCCTTCCGGGACCTTGGCACCGACGCCGAGCGCGCCACCTATCACACCCTCCATGCGGCTTCCCTGGCAGGCCAGCACCTCCGCCGCGGCCTCAACCCAGCGGGCGCGGCCAAAGCGGGACGCCAGCTGCGCGCCCTGCTGGGCTGTGAGGCGCTGGCGATCATGGACACCTCCGGGGTGCTGGCGTGGGACGGCGGGGGTGAGGAACTGAAGCCGCGCATGATGGACCTTGCTGCCGGCGTCCTGGCCAGCGGCCGCACGGCTGTCCTTCCCGCCGGGGACGCCGGCGCCGCCACGGAGGCCACCGGTGGCGCTCTGGCAGCCGTCATCGCACCGGTCCGGGCCGGCACCCGTGTTGTGGGCGCCGTCGCTGCTTTTGCACCCACTGCCGGCGCGGGACTTGTCCGTGCCACAAGCGAAGTGGCGGACTGGGTGGCCGTGCAGGTGGAACTCGCCGAACTGGACGCGTCACGGACCCTGCTGATGGAGGCGGAAGTCCGGGCCCTGCGCGCCCAGATCAGCCCGCACTTCATCTACAACTCCCTGAACGCCATCGCATCCTTCATCAACACGGATCCCGCCCGGGCGCGGGAGCTGGTGGTGGAGTTCGCCGATTTCACCCGCTATTCCTTCCGCCGGCACGGGGACTTCACCACGCTCGCCGAGGAGCTTCGCTGCATTGACCGCTACCTGCTCCTGGAACGGGCCCGCTTCGGTGAACGGGTGCAGGTCAGCCTGCGCGTGGCTCCTGAAGTCCTCAGCACGGTGATTCCGTTCCTGAGCCTGCAGCCGCTGGTGGAAAACGCGGTCCGGCACGGCCTCGAGGCAAAGGAAGGTCCGGGCCACATCAGCATTACGGCCAACGACGCCGGCGCGTTCGCGGAGGTGACCATCGAGGACGACGGCGTGGGCATGGACCCGGCGCAGCTCCAGTCGATGCTGGCCGGCCATACGGACGGCGAGCACGTGGGCCTGCGGAACGTCGATGCCCGCCTCCGGCAGGTCTACGGCAACGACCACGGCCTGATCATCGAAACGGCGCCCGGCGAAGGAACCCTGATCACCATGCGCGTGCCCAAGTCCCAGCCGGGCCACGATGCCTAG
- a CDS encoding DUF485 domain-containing protein, whose translation MGKDAHTPDAAASVDFEQVQSTEQFKELRRRHRSFVFPMAAAFLLWYFAYVLLADYAVGFMSTKVWGNINIGLILGLLQFVSTFAITGWYVHYSNKRLDPIAAEIRNEIEGHEFDKHGNRVSGANK comes from the coding sequence ATGGGTAAGGATGCCCACACTCCGGACGCAGCGGCGTCCGTGGACTTCGAGCAGGTCCAGTCGACGGAGCAGTTCAAGGAACTGCGCAGGCGTCACCGCAGCTTTGTCTTTCCCATGGCAGCAGCATTCCTGCTGTGGTACTTCGCATATGTCCTGCTCGCCGACTATGCCGTGGGCTTCATGTCCACCAAGGTCTGGGGCAACATCAATATCGGCCTGATCCTTGGCCTGCTCCAGTTCGTGTCAACGTTCGCCATCACGGGCTGGTACGTCCACTACTCCAACAAGCGCCTGGACCCCATCGCGGCTGAAATCCGCAACGAAATCGAAGGGCACGAATTTGATAAGCACGGCAACCGAGTGAGCGGAGCAAACAAATGA
- a CDS encoding solute symporter family protein, whose amino-acid sequence MIGIATAVDVAALKDTTLLNMGIFGIFVAVTMVIVFRASRNNKTAADYYAAGRSFTGSQNGTAIAGDYLSAASFLGITGAIAINGYDGFMYSIGFLVAWLVALLLVAELLRNTGKFTMADVLSFRLKQRPVRIAAAISTLAVCFFYLLAQMAGAGSLISLLLGISDWGGQALVIIVVGALMIMYVLIGGMKGTTWVQIIKAILLIAGAAVMTLWVLAIYGFNLSSLLGAAVETANNPAVLNPGLQYGKTETSKLDFMSLGLALVLGTAALPHVLMRFYTVPTAKEARKSVVWSIWLIGLFYLFTLVLGYGAAALVGAETIKTAPGGVNSAAPLLAFYLGGPLLLGFISAVAFATILAVVAGLTITAAASFAHDIYASVISKGKADADTEVKVARRTVVVIGVLAILGGILANGQNVAFLVALAFAVAASANLPTIVYSLFWRKFTTQGAVWSMYGGLGSAIILIIFSPVVSGGATSMIKDANFALFPLSNPGIVSIPLAFFLGWLGTTLDKKREDTAKQAEMEVRSLTGVGAEKAVDH is encoded by the coding sequence ATGATCGGCATCGCCACAGCGGTGGACGTGGCCGCCCTCAAGGACACCACGCTGCTCAATATGGGGATCTTCGGCATCTTCGTGGCCGTCACCATGGTGATCGTGTTCCGCGCCAGCCGGAACAACAAGACCGCGGCTGACTACTACGCCGCCGGCCGCTCCTTCACGGGCTCCCAGAACGGAACCGCCATCGCCGGCGACTATCTCTCAGCGGCCTCCTTCCTGGGCATCACCGGCGCCATCGCCATCAACGGCTACGACGGCTTCATGTACTCCATCGGCTTCCTGGTGGCATGGCTCGTGGCGCTGCTTCTCGTTGCAGAGCTCCTTCGCAACACGGGCAAGTTCACCATGGCAGATGTCCTGTCCTTCCGGCTGAAGCAGCGGCCGGTCCGCATCGCCGCAGCCATCTCCACCCTCGCCGTCTGCTTCTTCTACCTCCTGGCCCAGATGGCAGGCGCCGGCAGCCTGATTTCCCTGCTGCTGGGCATCAGCGACTGGGGCGGACAGGCCCTGGTGATCATCGTCGTCGGCGCCCTGATGATCATGTACGTCCTGATCGGCGGCATGAAGGGCACCACCTGGGTCCAGATCATCAAGGCCATCCTGCTCATTGCCGGCGCAGCAGTCATGACCCTGTGGGTCCTGGCAATCTACGGCTTCAACCTGTCCAGCCTCCTGGGCGCCGCAGTGGAGACGGCCAACAACCCGGCCGTCCTGAACCCCGGCCTGCAGTACGGCAAGACCGAAACGTCAAAGCTGGACTTCATGTCCCTGGGCCTCGCCCTGGTGCTGGGCACTGCAGCGCTGCCGCACGTCCTGATGCGCTTCTACACGGTCCCCACCGCCAAGGAAGCACGCAAGTCGGTTGTGTGGTCCATCTGGCTGATCGGCCTGTTCTACCTCTTCACACTGGTCCTCGGCTACGGCGCAGCCGCACTGGTTGGCGCTGAAACCATCAAGACCGCCCCGGGTGGCGTGAACTCCGCCGCCCCGCTGCTGGCCTTCTACCTCGGCGGTCCGCTGCTGCTCGGCTTCATCTCGGCGGTGGCGTTCGCCACCATCCTCGCCGTCGTGGCCGGCCTGACCATCACGGCGGCCGCGTCCTTCGCCCACGACATCTACGCCAGCGTCATCTCCAAGGGCAAGGCCGACGCCGATACTGAAGTCAAGGTGGCCCGGCGCACCGTGGTGGTCATCGGCGTCCTGGCAATCCTGGGCGGCATCCTCGCGAACGGGCAGAACGTGGCGTTCCTCGTGGCCCTGGCGTTCGCCGTCGCCGCCTCCGCCAACCTGCCCACCATCGTCTACTCCCTGTTCTGGCGGAAGTTCACCACCCAGGGCGCAGTCTGGAGCATGTACGGCGGCCTCGGCTCTGCGATCATCCTGATCATCTTCTCGCCGGTGGTTTCCGGCGGGGCAACCTCAATGATCAAGGACGCCAACTTCGCGCTCTTCCCGCTGAGCAACCCGGGCATCGTGTCCATCCCGCTGGCCTTCTTCCTGGGCTGGCTCGGAACCACGCTCGACAAGAAGCGGGAAGACACCGCAAAGCAGGCCGAAATGGAAGTCCGTTCCCTCACCGGGGTGGGCGCCGAAAAGGCCGTCGACCACTGA
- a CDS encoding Lrp/AsnC family transcriptional regulator, whose protein sequence is MQALDGTDTRLLSALAQDPRKTVVALAQKLGLSRNTVQARMAQLEKKHVFLSFERRINPAALGYPLMAFISVHAQQQRLNQLAQELAGIPEILEGYGLTGPADLLLRVVALDAEDLFRINGKILACQGVERTDTALAMGELIPFRVQPLLERGSVRG, encoded by the coding sequence ATGCAAGCCCTGGATGGCACCGACACCCGCCTGCTCTCAGCCCTGGCCCAGGATCCCCGGAAAACGGTGGTGGCCCTGGCCCAGAAGCTGGGCCTGTCCCGCAACACGGTGCAGGCCCGGATGGCGCAGCTGGAGAAGAAACACGTCTTCCTGTCCTTCGAACGGCGGATCAATCCGGCCGCACTGGGCTACCCCTTAATGGCGTTCATTTCCGTCCACGCCCAGCAGCAACGGCTCAACCAGCTGGCCCAGGAGCTGGCGGGCATCCCCGAGATCCTGGAGGGTTACGGTTTGACCGGCCCGGCCGACCTGCTGCTGCGTGTGGTGGCGCTGGATGCCGAGGACCTGTTCCGCATCAACGGAAAGATCCTGGCCTGCCAGGGCGTGGAGCGGACGGATACGGCGCTGGCCATGGGCGAGCTGATCCCCTTCCGCGTGCAGCCCCTGCTGGAGCGGGGTTCAGTGCGCGGCTAG